The following proteins come from a genomic window of Yinghuangia sp. ASG 101:
- a CDS encoding winged helix-turn-helix transcriptional regulator, translating to MEEGTSKSHSHREGTGRDYEACQWDTRSDCEVRQILDRVADKWSLLVIALLDERSLRFTELRRKVDGISQRMLTVTLRQLERDGLVERTVHAVVPPRVDYALTPLGMTLHDTIQALVTWTEENQGRIAAARAAYDTRRMREGESLPSP from the coding sequence ATGGAAGAAGGCACTTCGAAGTCACACAGTCACCGCGAAGGAACCGGTCGCGACTACGAGGCCTGCCAGTGGGACACGCGCTCGGACTGCGAGGTGCGCCAGATCCTCGACCGGGTGGCCGACAAGTGGTCGCTGCTGGTGATCGCGCTGCTCGACGAACGCTCGCTGCGCTTCACGGAGTTGCGCCGCAAGGTCGACGGCATCAGCCAGCGCATGCTGACGGTGACGCTGCGCCAGCTCGAACGCGACGGGCTCGTCGAGCGGACGGTCCACGCCGTCGTGCCGCCGCGCGTCGACTACGCGCTCACCCCGCTCGGGATGACGCTGCACGACACCATCCAGGCGCTGGTCACCTGGACCGAGGAGAACCAGGGCCGGATCGCGGCGGCACGGGCCGCGTACGACACGCGGCGGATGCGGGAGGGGGAGTCGCTGCCGAGCCCGTGA
- a CDS encoding sigma-70 family RNA polymerase sigma factor: MPPARSAPAGTPAAELPTADEAVIRALYLEHAGPLLGYTLRLTSGDRLWAEDVVQETLLRAWRNPDALDPSRGPVRGWLCTVARNLVIDGGRARRARPPETGDAPLLAVADERAEDEFDRALLSWEVAEALGALTPEHRAVLLETYYRGRSVAEAAKVLGVPEGTVKSRTYYALRALRVALEERGLVP, encoded by the coding sequence GTGCCACCCGCCCGCTCGGCACCGGCCGGGACACCGGCGGCGGAGTTGCCCACGGCGGACGAAGCGGTCATCCGCGCGCTCTACCTGGAGCACGCGGGCCCGCTCCTCGGCTATACGCTCCGACTCACGTCCGGTGACCGTCTCTGGGCCGAGGACGTCGTCCAGGAGACGCTGCTGCGGGCCTGGCGCAATCCGGACGCCCTCGATCCGTCGCGCGGGCCGGTCCGCGGGTGGTTGTGCACCGTCGCGCGCAACCTCGTCATCGACGGGGGCCGCGCCCGGCGGGCCCGGCCGCCCGAGACCGGCGACGCGCCGCTGCTCGCGGTCGCCGACGAGCGGGCGGAAGACGAGTTCGACCGGGCGCTGTTGTCGTGGGAAGTGGCCGAGGCGCTGGGGGCGTTGACCCCCGAGCACCGGGCGGTCCTGTTGGAGACGTACTACCGGGGGCGCTCGGTCGCGGAGGCGGCCAAGGTGCTCGGGGTGCCGGAGGGCACCGTGAAATCGAGGACGTACTACGCGCTGCGCGCTCTGCGCGTCGCCTTGGAGGAGCGGGGGTTGGTGCCGTGA
- a CDS encoding asparaginase translates to MTDPSPVLAEVVRSGFVESRHRGALVALDADGSIAFSLGDVTRPVFPRSSVKPAQATAALRAGLDLDGELLALAAASHSGEPFHLDGVREILGRAGLDPSALHTPPQYPFGERAFEDYLRSGGRPDPLVMNCSGKHAAWLAACAANGWDTATYLEPAHPLQRLVLRTVEDLAGERVAHGGVDGCGAPVPALGLTGLARLFRALADPRAGTPEHRVAVAMRAYPEYVAGTGRVDTLLMRAVPGLIAKMGAEAVQGVALADGRALAFKVDDGSVRTLGPIVVAALGRLGIAAPGLDEIAEIVLTGGGRPVGAIRAAF, encoded by the coding sequence ATGACCGATCCGTCGCCCGTTCTGGCCGAGGTTGTTCGCTCCGGATTCGTGGAAAGCCGCCACCGCGGCGCGCTGGTCGCGCTCGACGCCGACGGTTCGATCGCCTTCTCGCTGGGTGACGTCACCCGGCCGGTGTTCCCGCGGTCGTCCGTCAAACCGGCCCAGGCCACCGCCGCGCTGCGCGCCGGGCTCGACCTCGACGGCGAGCTTCTCGCCCTCGCCGCGGCAAGCCATTCGGGTGAACCTTTCCACCTGGACGGGGTGCGCGAAATCCTCGGCCGGGCGGGGCTCGACCCCTCCGCGCTGCACACGCCCCCGCAATACCCCTTCGGCGAACGCGCGTTCGAGGACTACCTCCGTTCCGGAGGCCGCCCCGACCCGCTGGTGATGAACTGCTCGGGCAAGCACGCGGCGTGGCTCGCGGCGTGCGCCGCCAACGGCTGGGACACCGCGACGTACCTCGAACCGGCCCACCCGCTCCAGCGGTTGGTCCTGCGCACCGTCGAGGACCTGGCCGGCGAGCGCGTGGCCCACGGGGGCGTCGACGGCTGCGGCGCCCCCGTCCCGGCCCTCGGACTGACCGGCCTGGCACGCCTGTTCCGCGCGCTGGCCGACCCGCGCGCCGGCACGCCGGAGCACCGGGTCGCCGTCGCGATGCGCGCGTACCCCGAGTACGTGGCCGGCACCGGCCGCGTCGACACCCTCCTCATGCGGGCCGTGCCGGGCCTGATCGCGAAGATGGGCGCCGAGGCCGTGCAGGGCGTCGCGCTCGCCGACGGCCGGGCGCTCGCGTTCAAGGTCGACGACGGCTCGGTGCGCACCCTCGGCCCGATCGTCGTCGCCGCGCTGGGCCGACTCGGAATCGCGGCACCGGGGCTCGACGAGATCGCCGAGATCGTCCTGACCGGCGGCGGACGCCCGGTGGGCGCGATCCGCGCGGCGTTCTGA
- a CDS encoding DUF1416 domain-containing protein, which translates to MCGAKAGGPDLAGVDVANETIIQGSVTKGGQPISGYVRLLDSGGDFTAEVPTSATGQFRFFAAPGTWTVRALVPGATVDRAIVAEKGGVAEVEIAV; encoded by the coding sequence ATGTGCGGCGCGAAGGCCGGCGGGCCGGATCTGGCAGGAGTGGACGTGGCGAACGAGACGATCATCCAGGGTTCCGTGACCAAGGGCGGGCAGCCGATCAGCGGCTATGTCCGGCTCCTGGACTCGGGCGGCGACTTCACCGCGGAGGTGCCCACCTCGGCGACCGGGCAGTTCCGGTTCTTCGCCGCACCGGGCACCTGGACCGTCCGGGCCCTCGTCCCGGGCGCGACGGTGGACCGCGCGATCGTCGCCGAAAAGGGCGGCGTGGCCGAGGTCGAGATCGCGGTCTGA
- a CDS encoding RsiG family protein, producing the protein MADPLKPSRPEAQGPQTPGSGARVAADDPVRALDLEAVRSLRRAAQREESDLSYLRRVLHGRIDILRAELGRRAAGGASETSVDGRPEPLVQQLSAILSEHRGPARGSRHVPVHPPRTERYRIRVERVLADAELSDPTALDEAELLAAIEDLTGYENEVSTRRLELQREADLCGQEIARRYREGEARVDDLLSGH; encoded by the coding sequence ATGGCAGATCCGCTGAAGCCGTCCCGGCCGGAGGCCCAGGGGCCGCAGACTCCCGGCTCGGGCGCCCGCGTCGCGGCCGACGATCCCGTACGCGCCCTCGACCTGGAGGCCGTGCGCAGCCTGCGGCGGGCGGCTCAGCGCGAGGAGAGCGATCTGTCGTATCTGCGGCGTGTGCTGCACGGACGCATCGACATCCTGCGGGCCGAGCTGGGCCGGCGGGCCGCCGGGGGCGCCTCGGAGACCTCGGTCGACGGCAGGCCGGAGCCCTTGGTCCAGCAGTTGTCCGCGATCCTGTCCGAGCACCGCGGCCCGGCGCGGGGGAGCCGGCACGTGCCCGTGCACCCGCCGCGCACCGAGCGGTACCGCATCCGCGTCGAGCGCGTGCTCGCGGACGCCGAGCTGTCCGACCCGACCGCGCTGGACGAGGCCGAACTGCTCGCGGCGATCGAGGACTTGACCGGGTACGAGAACGAAGTATCCACGCGTCGGCTGGAGTTGCAGCGCGAGGCCGACCTGTGCGGGCAGGAGATCGCGCGCCGCTACCGCGAGGGCGAGGCCCGGGTCGACGACTTGCTCTCGGGACACTGA
- a CDS encoding Fur family transcriptional regulator, which yields MDTDWKRELRDKGYRLTPQRQLVLEAVTKLGHATPDEILTEIRKTADGVNISTVYRTLELLEQLELVKHAHLGHGSPTYHPAGRGEHLHLVCRDCDAVTEVEVAVAEPLARTVEARFGFDIDLHHFAIFGRCDACTAARAAEAAGSPSSSARGT from the coding sequence GTGGACACCGACTGGAAGCGCGAGCTGCGTGACAAGGGGTACCGGCTGACGCCGCAGCGCCAATTGGTGTTGGAGGCGGTCACCAAGCTGGGGCACGCGACGCCGGACGAGATTCTGACCGAGATCCGCAAGACGGCCGACGGCGTCAACATCTCGACGGTGTACCGCACGCTCGAACTGCTCGAACAACTGGAGCTGGTCAAACACGCCCACCTCGGGCACGGCTCGCCGACGTACCATCCGGCCGGGCGCGGCGAACACCTGCACCTGGTGTGCCGCGACTGCGACGCGGTCACCGAGGTCGAGGTCGCGGTCGCGGAGCCGCTGGCCCGCACCGTCGAGGCGCGGTTCGGCTTCGACATCGACCTGCACCACTTCGCGATCTTCGGGCGCTGCGACGCGTGCACGGCCGCGCGGGCCGCCGAGGCCGCAGGCTCGCCGTCGTCGTCCGCGCGGGGTACGTAG
- a CDS encoding DsrE family protein has product MKRSLVVKVTAGVDAPERCSQAFTVAAVAVANGVDVSLWLTGESAWFALPGRAAEFALPEAAPLTDLLDAVLAGGRVTLCTQCAARREITGDDVIPGVRIAGAQVFVQEALGEGTQALVY; this is encoded by the coding sequence ATGAAGCGCTCTCTCGTGGTGAAGGTGACGGCGGGCGTCGACGCCCCGGAACGCTGCTCGCAGGCGTTCACGGTCGCGGCCGTCGCGGTCGCCAACGGCGTCGACGTGTCCTTGTGGCTGACCGGGGAGTCGGCGTGGTTCGCGCTTCCCGGCCGCGCCGCGGAGTTCGCGCTGCCGGAGGCGGCCCCGCTGACCGACCTGCTGGACGCGGTGCTCGCGGGCGGCCGGGTCACTCTGTGCACGCAGTGCGCGGCCCGGCGGGAGATCACCGGCGACGACGTGATCCCGGGCGTACGCATCGCGGGAGCGCAGGTGTTCGTGCAGGAGGCCCTGGGCGAGGGCACGCAGGCGCTCGTCTACTGA
- a CDS encoding LCP family protein: protein MGDEESRVGDASDGTGGGGDAEGAGRERVAAPDPHIDDEDVRDGSRPDPPAADDTGAAPDGGGLAPDGDPAPDGGGPAPDGDPAPDGDGAAESPDGPEEETAAPPGSRQRRRRRRIRAALVSMVAMLLSMVLLAAVGVWWFVDHYAGKVDRIQNAFPDIPVAQQPPRGKGTNFVLVGLDARSDMPTTGRDAKGPLWQEGMQRSDATMLLHLSADRRQAYIVSIPRDAWVPVPGRGEAKVNAAFSWGGPPLLIDTLQRLTDIRADHFAAIDWEGFKRLTDALGGVDIVVDADVPAGADNRAWTAGRHHMNGTEALEYVRERKGLPRGDLDRVERQHTFMRAVFEKLLGGGLLDDPLDLPHLLDALTGAISVDDRLSNADLRDLVWGLRNLRGDDVRFMTAPVSGFRTVDGQDAVVLAPEQSAFLWENLRADTMDVYARSYPYAETLPAN from the coding sequence GTGGGCGACGAAGAGTCCCGGGTGGGGGACGCATCGGACGGCACGGGCGGCGGGGGCGACGCGGAAGGCGCCGGGCGCGAGCGCGTGGCGGCCCCGGACCCGCACATCGACGACGAGGACGTCCGGGACGGCAGCCGCCCGGACCCCCCGGCGGCCGACGACACGGGCGCGGCCCCGGACGGCGGCGGCCTCGCCCCGGACGGCGACCCCGCCCCGGACGGCGGCGGCCCCGCCCCGGACGGCGACCCCGCCCCGGACGGCGACGGCGCCGCGGAGTCGCCCGACGGCCCGGAGGAGGAGACCGCGGCCCCGCCGGGATCGCGGCAACGGCGCCGGCGGCGGCGCATCCGGGCCGCCCTGGTGTCGATGGTGGCGATGCTGCTCTCGATGGTCCTGCTCGCGGCCGTCGGCGTGTGGTGGTTCGTCGACCACTACGCCGGCAAGGTCGACCGCATCCAGAACGCGTTCCCGGACATCCCCGTCGCCCAGCAGCCGCCGCGCGGCAAAGGCACCAACTTCGTGCTGGTGGGCCTGGACGCGCGGTCCGACATGCCGACCACCGGACGGGACGCGAAGGGCCCGCTGTGGCAGGAGGGCATGCAGCGCAGCGACGCGACGATGCTGCTGCACCTGTCCGCCGACCGGCGGCAGGCGTACATCGTGTCGATACCGCGCGACGCGTGGGTCCCCGTCCCGGGCCGGGGCGAGGCCAAGGTCAACGCCGCGTTCTCGTGGGGTGGCCCGCCGCTGCTGATCGACACCCTGCAGCGGCTGACCGACATACGCGCCGACCACTTCGCGGCGATCGACTGGGAGGGCTTCAAACGGCTGACCGACGCGCTCGGCGGCGTCGACATCGTCGTCGACGCGGATGTCCCGGCGGGTGCGGACAACCGCGCGTGGACCGCCGGGAGGCACCACATGAACGGAACCGAGGCACTGGAGTACGTCCGCGAGCGCAAGGGCCTCCCGCGCGGCGACCTCGACCGCGTCGAGCGCCAGCACACGTTCATGCGCGCGGTGTTCGAGAAGCTGCTCGGCGGAGGGCTGCTCGACGACCCGCTCGACCTGCCGCACCTGCTCGACGCGCTCACGGGGGCGATCAGCGTCGACGACCGGCTCTCCAACGCCGACCTGCGCGACCTCGTGTGGGGCCTGCGCAATCTGCGCGGCGACGATGTGCGGTTCATGACCGCGCCGGTCTCCGGGTTCCGCACCGTCGACGGCCAGGACGCGGTCGTCCTCGCGCCGGAGCAGTCCGCGTTCCTGTGGGAGAACCTGCGGGCCGACACGATGGACGTCTACGCCCGCAGCTACCCGTACGCCGAGACGCTGCCGGCGAACTGA
- a CDS encoding anti-sigma factor, protein MTGVNGPGVPDDPRPAAGTPDAEGEPYAFPRPTASEAGERGFRTGADAPRADEQPGGWVPFAPSAAEDPTDPEGAADAAEAAPPAGPDRRAAEPAPARPAYPAPLARAADRTDPADPERPPHPASPARAVEPERPTHPAAPWRPADHADRPDPARPAHPAPPAEAEAAADPGRVPPRPRQAPPAPEATASPTPAAPPEPRPEPPVPVRDAEDDEDPGRQVCEALRLDLGAYVLGALDETETHWIRSHVATCPECRAEYDELAELPPFLARLTPAEAEASGVAREERPENLFAAAAERVRRDRRTRTTVLASAAAFAVLVGTFGWVMGTQDDSTPSARPTASAPPASPTATAPPPPPPADQRTATAAGASGAEMSLVYRAVAWGTAIDLQLAGIPGGTRCQLDVYGTRGRQETASSWVVPKDGYQKPGSVHVPGGTSIPPDEITRFVVSTVGDENELLVAKTVENATTAP, encoded by the coding sequence GTGACCGGTGTCAACGGGCCCGGCGTGCCCGACGACCCGCGCCCTGCCGCCGGTACGCCCGATGCCGAAGGCGAGCCGTACGCGTTCCCCCGGCCGACCGCTTCCGAGGCCGGCGAACGAGGCTTCCGCACCGGCGCCGACGCCCCGCGCGCCGACGAACAGCCGGGCGGCTGGGTGCCGTTCGCGCCGTCCGCCGCGGAGGACCCGACGGACCCGGAAGGCGCGGCGGACGCGGCGGAAGCCGCGCCCCCGGCCGGCCCCGACCGCCGTGCGGCCGAGCCGGCCCCGGCCCGCCCCGCGTATCCCGCGCCGTTGGCGCGGGCGGCAGACCGCACCGACCCGGCGGACCCGGAGCGTCCGCCCCATCCCGCGTCCCCGGCACGGGCGGTGGAACCGGAGCGTCCGACGCACCCGGCCGCTCCCTGGCGCCCGGCGGATCACGCCGACCGGCCGGACCCGGCCCGGCCCGCCCACCCCGCGCCCCCGGCCGAGGCCGAGGCCGCCGCCGACCCGGGCCGTGTGCCTCCGCGCCCCCGCCAGGCCCCGCCCGCGCCGGAGGCGACCGCGTCGCCGACCCCCGCCGCACCTCCCGAGCCGCGGCCCGAACCCCCGGTGCCGGTCCGGGACGCGGAGGATGACGAGGATCCCGGCAGGCAGGTCTGCGAAGCCCTGCGCCTCGATCTCGGCGCCTACGTCCTCGGCGCGCTCGACGAGACCGAGACGCACTGGATCCGCTCGCACGTCGCGACGTGCCCCGAGTGCCGCGCCGAGTACGACGAACTCGCGGAGCTGCCGCCGTTCCTGGCGCGGCTGACCCCGGCCGAGGCGGAGGCGAGCGGTGTCGCGCGGGAGGAGCGGCCCGAGAACCTGTTCGCCGCCGCGGCGGAGCGCGTCCGCCGGGACCGGCGGACGCGGACGACCGTGCTCGCCTCCGCGGCGGCGTTCGCCGTGCTCGTGGGCACCTTCGGCTGGGTGATGGGCACGCAGGACGACAGCACGCCGTCGGCCCGCCCCACCGCCTCCGCGCCGCCCGCCTCGCCGACCGCGACCGCCCCGCCGCCCCCGCCGCCCGCCGACCAGCGCACGGCGACGGCCGCCGGCGCGTCCGGCGCCGAGATGTCGCTCGTCTACCGCGCGGTGGCCTGGGGGACCGCGATAGACCTCCAGCTCGCCGGGATCCCCGGCGGGACGCGCTGTCAGTTGGACGTGTACGGCACCCGGGGCCGGCAGGAGACCGCGTCGTCGTGGGTGGTGCCGAAGGACGGCTACCAGAAGCCGGGGTCGGTGCACGTGCCGGGCGGGACGAGCATTCCGCCGGACGAGATCACGCGCTTCGTCGTGTCGACCGTGGGGGACGAGAACGAATTGCTCGTCGCCAAAACGGTCGAAAACGCGACAACAGCCCCGTGA
- a CDS encoding sulfurtransferase, producing MSRSDVLVDAAWVEAHLDDPKVVLVEVDEDTAAYEKNHIRGAVRIDWRKDLQDPVKRDFVDQEAFNALLSAKGISNDDTVVLYGGNNNWFASYAYWYFKLYGHGDVKLLDGGRKKWELESRELVVDVKERPATTYVAKEQDKSIRAWRDDVLAAIGTTNLVDVRSPDEFSGKLLAPAHLPQEQSQKAGHVPTAKNIPWSKAANDDGTFKSDEELKALYEAEGVDLSKDTIAYCRIGERSAHTWFVLHELLDQANVRNYDGSWTEYGALVGVPIELGSGK from the coding sequence ATGAGCCGTTCCGACGTCCTGGTAGACGCCGCCTGGGTCGAGGCGCACCTCGACGACCCGAAGGTGGTCCTGGTCGAGGTCGACGAGGACACCGCCGCGTACGAGAAGAACCACATCCGCGGCGCGGTCCGCATCGACTGGCGCAAGGACCTTCAGGACCCGGTCAAGCGCGACTTCGTGGACCAGGAGGCGTTCAACGCGCTGCTCTCGGCGAAGGGCATCTCCAACGACGACACGGTCGTGCTGTACGGCGGCAACAACAACTGGTTCGCGTCGTACGCGTACTGGTACTTCAAGCTCTACGGCCACGGCGACGTCAAGCTGCTCGACGGCGGTCGCAAGAAGTGGGAGCTGGAGTCCCGCGAGCTGGTCGTCGACGTGAAGGAGCGCCCCGCGACCACCTACGTCGCCAAGGAGCAGGACAAGTCGATCCGCGCCTGGCGCGACGACGTCCTCGCGGCGATCGGCACCACCAACCTGGTCGACGTCCGCTCGCCCGACGAGTTCTCCGGCAAGCTGCTGGCCCCCGCGCACCTGCCGCAGGAGCAGTCGCAGAAGGCCGGCCACGTGCCGACCGCCAAGAACATCCCGTGGTCGAAGGCCGCGAACGACGACGGCACCTTCAAGTCCGACGAGGAGCTGAAGGCCCTCTACGAGGCCGAGGGCGTCGACCTGTCGAAGGACACCATCGCGTACTGCCGTATCGGCGAGCGTTCGGCGCACACCTGGTTCGTCCTGCACGAGCTGCTGGACCAGGCGAACGTCCGCAACTACGACGGTTCGTGGACCGAGTACGGCGCGCTTGTCGGCGTGCCGATCGAGCTGGGTTCCGGCAAGTAA
- a CDS encoding MoaD/ThiS family protein: MAVGTMRYWAAAKEAAGTAEEAYDAETLADAVRAARERHADTPRFLRVVANCSFVVDGTPVGKRDHGTVPLTEGGTVEVLPPFAGG, translated from the coding sequence ATGGCGGTCGGCACGATGCGGTATTGGGCCGCGGCCAAGGAGGCGGCCGGGACGGCCGAGGAGGCGTACGACGCGGAGACGCTGGCCGACGCGGTGCGGGCGGCCCGCGAACGGCACGCGGACACCCCGCGGTTCCTGCGCGTGGTGGCGAACTGCTCGTTCGTCGTGGACGGCACCCCGGTCGGCAAACGCGACCACGGCACGGTGCCGCTGACCGAGGGCGGCACCGTCGAGGTCCTGCCGCCCTTCGCCGGCGGATGA
- the ygfZ gene encoding CAF17-like 4Fe-4S cluster assembly/insertion protein YgfZ: MATSPVSSPDQSSAPSSVRPSPLLSLPGAVAAEAPDEGVAAHYGDPLREQRRLAEGRGFVDLSHRGVVRVSGPDRLSWLHSLTTQYLTGLKPGEATLTLVLSPHGHIEHAMYAVDDGEALWAHVEPGTAPALVAFLDRMRFLLRVEVEDVTDAYAVVFEPVPEPLADAAGPPARVTADGRELFLPRADLAAFGAEHADPAGMWAYEALRIAAHRPRVGNETDHRTIVHEVGWIDTAVHLDKGCYRGQETVARVQNLGRPPRRLVFLHLDGTEEKLPATGAPVELDGRPVGFVTSAARHHELGTIALALIKRNTAVDAVLRADGVPASQEVVVPA, translated from the coding sequence ATGGCCACCAGTCCTGTGTCGTCGCCCGATCAGTCCTCCGCGCCGTCGTCCGTGCGGCCCAGTCCGCTGCTGTCGTTGCCCGGCGCCGTCGCCGCCGAGGCGCCGGACGAAGGCGTCGCCGCGCACTACGGCGACCCGCTGCGCGAGCAGCGCCGACTCGCCGAAGGCCGGGGCTTCGTCGATCTGTCGCACCGCGGCGTCGTGCGGGTCTCCGGCCCGGACCGCCTGTCGTGGCTGCATTCGCTCACCACGCAGTACCTGACCGGCCTCAAGCCCGGCGAGGCGACGCTCACGCTCGTGCTCAGCCCGCACGGCCACATCGAGCACGCGATGTACGCGGTCGACGACGGCGAGGCGCTGTGGGCGCACGTGGAGCCGGGCACCGCGCCCGCGCTCGTCGCGTTCCTCGACCGGATGCGGTTCCTGCTGCGCGTCGAGGTCGAGGACGTCACCGACGCCTACGCCGTGGTCTTCGAGCCGGTTCCGGAGCCGCTCGCGGACGCCGCCGGTCCGCCCGCCCGGGTGACCGCCGACGGGCGCGAGCTGTTCCTCCCGCGCGCGGACTTGGCCGCGTTCGGTGCGGAGCACGCCGACCCCGCCGGGATGTGGGCGTACGAGGCCCTGCGGATCGCCGCGCACCGCCCGCGGGTGGGGAACGAGACGGACCACCGCACGATCGTGCACGAGGTCGGCTGGATCGACACCGCGGTGCACCTCGACAAGGGCTGCTACCGGGGGCAGGAGACGGTCGCGCGCGTGCAGAACCTCGGTCGGCCGCCGCGCAGGCTGGTGTTCCTGCACCTCGACGGGACCGAGGAGAAGCTGCCGGCGACGGGCGCCCCGGTGGAGCTCGACGGACGCCCGGTCGGGTTCGTGACCAGCGCCGCGCGGCACCACGAGCTGGGCACCATCGCCCTCGCCCTGATCAAGCGCAACACCGCCGTGGACGCCGTGCTGCGGGCGGACGGCGTGCCCGCGTCGCAGGAGGTCGTCGTCCCGGCGTGA
- a CDS encoding putative leader peptide: protein MKRQADLTKRRAVDLCRTATCLCCRR, encoded by the coding sequence GTGAAGCGACAGGCAGACCTCACCAAGCGGCGCGCAGTCGATCTGTGCCGCACCGCGACCTGCCTGTGTTGCCGGCGCTGA
- a CDS encoding DMT family transporter — protein MAWVLVVIAGCLETGFALLLKASDGFTKLWPTIGFAICAISSFGLLTLSLKTLDVGPAYAVWTGIGAAGTAIMGIWLYGESSSVLKLISIALILAGVVGLNLSGISH, from the coding sequence ATGGCGTGGGTGCTCGTCGTCATCGCGGGTTGCCTGGAGACCGGCTTCGCGCTGCTGCTCAAGGCCAGCGACGGTTTCACGAAGCTGTGGCCGACGATCGGCTTCGCGATCTGCGCGATCAGCAGCTTCGGGTTGCTGACGCTGTCCCTCAAGACCCTCGACGTGGGCCCCGCCTACGCGGTGTGGACCGGCATCGGCGCGGCCGGCACCGCGATCATGGGCATCTGGCTGTACGGCGAATCGTCGTCCGTCCTCAAGCTCATCTCGATCGCGCTGATCCTCGCGGGCGTCGTGGGCCTGAACCTCTCCGGCATCAGCCACTGA
- a CDS encoding FABP family protein, with protein MIEIPDDMHPDVVPLAFLLGTWEGVGVGDYPTIEAFRFGQQVTFTQDGRPFLAYTSRTWLLDDEGNRVRPLATETGYWKSRLDGSVEVTLAHPTGIVEIWLGETNNGRVEMRTDVVARTVDAKEYTAGHRLYGLVKGELMYAYDMAAMGHPLQAHVSAQLKPVAKDLAAE; from the coding sequence ATGATCGAAATTCCGGACGACATGCACCCCGACGTCGTCCCGTTGGCGTTCCTGCTCGGCACGTGGGAGGGCGTCGGCGTCGGCGACTACCCGACGATCGAGGCCTTCCGCTTCGGCCAGCAGGTCACCTTCACGCAGGACGGCCGCCCGTTCCTGGCCTATACGTCGCGTACGTGGCTGCTGGACGACGAGGGCAACCGCGTGCGTCCGCTCGCGACCGAGACCGGGTACTGGAAGTCGCGGCTCGACGGCAGCGTCGAGGTGACGCTCGCGCACCCGACCGGCATCGTCGAGATCTGGCTCGGCGAGACGAACAACGGCCGTGTGGAGATGCGCACCGACGTCGTCGCGCGGACCGTCGACGCCAAGGAGTACACCGCCGGGCACCGGCTCTACGGCCTGGTCAAGGGCGAGTTGATGTACGCGTACGACATGGCCGCGATGGGGCACCCCCTCCAGGCACACGTGTCCGCGCAGCTCAAGCCGGTCGCGAAGGACCTCGCCGCGGAGTAG
- the dtd gene encoding D-aminoacyl-tRNA deacylase: MRAVVQRVSEASVTVGGETVGSILGPGLCVLVGVTHDDTAEQAERLAAKLWSLRVLDGEKSCSDLGAPLLVISQFTLYGDARKGRRPTWNAAAPGDVAEPMVDAVVAALRALGAHVETGSFGADMKVALVNDGPVTLVIDM, from the coding sequence ATGCGAGCAGTCGTGCAGCGAGTGTCGGAAGCGTCCGTGACCGTCGGCGGCGAGACCGTCGGATCGATCCTGGGGCCGGGCCTGTGCGTGCTCGTCGGGGTGACCCACGACGACACCGCCGAGCAGGCCGAGCGCCTCGCGGCGAAGCTGTGGAGCCTGCGCGTCCTGGACGGCGAGAAATCGTGCTCCGACCTCGGCGCACCGCTTTTGGTGATCAGCCAGTTCACGCTGTACGGCGACGCGCGCAAGGGGCGCCGGCCCACCTGGAACGCCGCGGCGCCCGGCGACGTCGCCGAGCCGATGGTCGACGCCGTCGTCGCCGCGCTGCGGGCCCTGGGCGCGCACGTCGAGACGGGCTCGTTCGGGGCGGACATGAAGGTCGCGCTGGTCAACGACGGCCCCGTCACCCTCGTCATCGACATGTGA
- a CDS encoding MFS transporter: protein MLLILSGAIFLEGIDIAMMVVALPALQRDLGRSTGSLRWVVSAYVLGYAGFILLGGRAADLHGYRTAFLVPLAGASLGFAVTLAGVRGRRARQRD from the coding sequence ATCCTGCTCATCCTGTCCGGCGCCATATTCCTGGAGGGCATCGACATCGCGATGATGGTCGTCGCGCTGCCCGCCCTCCAGCGCGACCTGGGCAGGTCGACCGGCTCGCTCCGATGGGTCGTGAGCGCGTACGTCCTCGGCTACGCCGGCTTCATTCTCCTCGGCGGGCGCGCCGCCGACCTGCACGGCTACCGCACCGCCTTCCTGGTCCCCCTGGCCGGCGCGTCGCTGGGCTTCGCCGTCACCCTCGCGGGCGTCCGCGGTCGCCGCGCGCGGCAGCGTGATTAA